DNA sequence from the Maribacter dokdonensis DSW-8 genome:
GGTGAAGAACAAGGTCTTTTTGGCGGTGGCGGTATAGCACAATATGCCAAAGACCAAGGCTGGGAGGTTATTGGAATATTCAATAATGATATGATCGGTAATATAAAGGGAGTTGACGGCACTATCAGTAACGTTGATTTTAGAATATTCTCTGAACCCGTACCTCCTACAGAAACAGAGGAACAACGCAAAGCCAGAAGGTTTTACGGCGGTGAGGTGGATGGTGTTTCAAGACAACTGGCACGATACGTACACAAAAACGTAAAGCAATACATGCCAGAAATGAACCCAATGATGATCTATCGCTTAGATCGTTTTGGTCGTGGAGGTCATCATAGACCTTTTAATGATGCTGGTTTTCCTGGCATACGTATTATGGAAGCTCACGAAAACTATACGCAACAACACCAAGATATTCGTGTAGAGGATGGTATTGCCTATGGTGATGTGTTAGAGCATGTGAATTTTGAGTACGCCGCCAAATTGACCGCGGTAAACGCAATTAACCTGGCATCAATAGCATGGGCCCCACCTGCACCAAAAACAGTTAAAATTGGTGGTATTGTTGAACCTGCAGCTAAATTTCAATGGAGTAAGGTTGATGGTGCAAAAGGCTATAAAATTTACTGGAGAGACACCACATCCCCTACTTGGGATTATAGCAGATACGTTGGTGATGTAACCGAATTTGTTTTAGACGGCATCGTTATTGACAACTATTTTTTCGGAGTTTCAGCGGTTAGTGAAGACGGATTTGAGAGTCCGGTCGTTTTTCCAAACGGAGTATTCAGATAAAATCTATTCAAACCTTACATGAACAAATTCATACTTTTTCTTGCTTTGGGAACTTTGAGTTTCTCACAGGCACAGACTTTTACCAAACAAGATACGTTAAGAGGTAGTATTACCCCAGAACGTGAATGGTGGGATCTAAATTACTATCATTTGGATATTGCCGTTGACCCAGATGAGAAATTCATAAGTGGGAGCAACACAATTCGCTATAAGGTGCTAAAATCCCATCAAGTGCTACAAGTAGACCTTCAATCTCCTTTAAGCATTGAAAAGGTTACTCAAGACGGAAAAGAACTTACCGTAACCCATAATGTAAATGCACATTTTGTACAGTTGACCAAACCCCAAGTAAAAGGAGAGTTCAATGAAATTGTTGTTACCTATTCAGGACACCCAAAAGAAGCAGTCAATGCACCATGGGATGGCGGATTTTCTTGGAAAAAGGATAATAATGGTAAAGATTTTGTGGCAACCTCTTGTCAAGGCTTAGGGGCCAGTGTCTGGTGGCCCAACAAAGATCATATGTATGACGAGGTAGATAGTATGCTGATCAGTGTAAAGGCTCCAAAAGGACTTATGAATATTTCTAATGGTAGGTTACGAAGTGTACATAAAGAAACCAATACTTATAACTGGTTCGTGGGCAACCCAATCAATAATTATGGTGTAAATGTCAATATTGGTGATTACGTTCATTTTGATGAAGTATACCAAGGAGAGAAGGGTGCCTTGGATATGGATTATTATGTTTTAAAGGATAATCTAGAAAAGGCTAAGGAACATTTTAAAGATGCCCCAAAAATGATGAAGGCGTTTGAGCATTGGTTTGGTCCGTATCCATTTTATGAAGATTCGTTTAAACTGGTTGAAGTCCCTTATCTGGGCATGGAACATCAAAGTTCGGTCACTTATGGTAATCAATATTTAAAGGGTTATTTGGGTAGAGATCTTTCACAAACCGGCTGGGGCTTAAAGTTCGATTTTATCATTATCCATGAAGCTGGCCATGAATGGTTTGCAAACAATATCACCTATAAAGATGCTGCAGATATGTGGGTGCACGAAGGTTTTACGTGCTATTCTGAAAGTTTGTTTCTAGATTACCACTATGGTACAGAAGCTGCCAATGCCTACGTTCAAGGTATTAGAAACAATATTAGAAACGACAGACCCATTATTGGCATCTATAATGTAAATTATGA
Encoded proteins:
- a CDS encoding M28 family metallopeptidase, which produces MKKFLLLALFISAIHLSAQTDQRIYDIIDAVSAERIENDVTKLANFGTRHTLSDTVSNTRGIGAARRWIKSEFEKTSAACNSCLTVFFQKDLVKKGANNRIVKDVEVVNVLAIQKGTKYPNRYIIMSGDIDSRVSDPTNYTDDSPGANDNASGMAGTLEAARVLSKYTFENSIIYMGLSGEEQGLFGGGGIAQYAKDQGWEVIGIFNNDMIGNIKGVDGTISNVDFRIFSEPVPPTETEEQRKARRFYGGEVDGVSRQLARYVHKNVKQYMPEMNPMMIYRLDRFGRGGHHRPFNDAGFPGIRIMEAHENYTQQHQDIRVEDGIAYGDVLEHVNFEYAAKLTAVNAINLASIAWAPPAPKTVKIGGIVEPAAKFQWSKVDGAKGYKIYWRDTTSPTWDYSRYVGDVTEFVLDGIVIDNYFFGVSAVSEDGFESPVVFPNGVFR
- a CDS encoding M1 family metallopeptidase, producing the protein MNKFILFLALGTLSFSQAQTFTKQDTLRGSITPEREWWDLNYYHLDIAVDPDEKFISGSNTIRYKVLKSHQVLQVDLQSPLSIEKVTQDGKELTVTHNVNAHFVQLTKPQVKGEFNEIVVTYSGHPKEAVNAPWDGGFSWKKDNNGKDFVATSCQGLGASVWWPNKDHMYDEVDSMLISVKAPKGLMNISNGRLRSVHKETNTYNWFVGNPINNYGVNVNIGDYVHFDEVYQGEKGALDMDYYVLKDNLEKAKEHFKDAPKMMKAFEHWFGPYPFYEDSFKLVEVPYLGMEHQSSVTYGNQYLKGYLGRDLSQTGWGLKFDFIIIHEAGHEWFANNITYKDAADMWVHEGFTCYSESLFLDYHYGTEAANAYVQGIRNNIRNDRPIIGIYNVNYEGSGDMYYKGSNILHTLRQIVNDDKEWRTILRGLNSEFYHKTVTTAQIEEYIATKMKRDLDPFFDQYLRTVKIPVFEYTIKGKKISYRFTNTVKDFTIPLKVFVDDQPVWLNPSTTWQSKKMNGNLESLRVDPNFYVETKS